Proteins from a genomic interval of Xanthomonas sp. AM6:
- a CDS encoding J domain-containing protein, with product MPDPTHRRDDAPVADAMPERMLSAVLPAAGSMLRSAEGLRFDTLVLQLERCRGELAAWREALPRWQQRFHEQVQPLLQRRDALHAERVLALDALCMAHKPGKADRAALSAQICMLAAPLIEHAGLPELKPLYDRHADVPFDQYIAASDAALRAMIAAHFGEDADALPYLATPQALFERLQQRRRQIQAAAASRKAKKAQRAAASAPAPAFDPQAALRELYRRLAATLHPDREADPQQRERKTMLMQRLNAAYADADLLGLLELQAQAGQLDAAAFAAMAEPRIARYNRMLGEQLQAAQDELRRTDAAFKADYAVFGTRRLKPERLQAAMAELKRALQDEIDELAEDLRALRQEPSLRHWLRRQHAQPPEQTREALLFQAMLDDAQRDD from the coding sequence ATGCCTGATCCCACGCACCGGCGCGATGACGCGCCGGTCGCGGATGCGATGCCGGAGCGGATGCTGTCGGCCGTGCTGCCGGCCGCCGGCAGCATGCTGCGCAGCGCCGAAGGCCTGCGCTTCGACACGCTGGTGCTGCAACTGGAACGCTGCCGGGGCGAACTCGCCGCCTGGCGCGAGGCCTTGCCGCGCTGGCAGCAGCGCTTCCACGAACAGGTGCAGCCGCTGTTGCAGCGGCGCGATGCGCTGCACGCCGAGCGCGTGCTGGCGCTGGATGCGCTGTGCATGGCGCACAAGCCGGGCAAGGCCGATCGCGCCGCGCTGTCGGCGCAGATCTGCATGCTGGCCGCGCCGCTGATCGAGCATGCCGGCCTGCCCGAACTCAAGCCGCTCTACGACCGCCACGCGGACGTGCCGTTCGACCAGTACATCGCCGCCTCGGACGCGGCGCTGCGGGCGATGATCGCCGCGCATTTCGGCGAGGACGCCGACGCGCTGCCGTACCTGGCCACGCCGCAGGCGCTGTTCGAGCGGCTGCAGCAGCGGCGCCGGCAGATCCAGGCCGCGGCCGCGTCGCGCAAGGCGAAGAAGGCGCAGCGCGCCGCGGCGTCGGCGCCCGCGCCGGCGTTCGATCCGCAGGCTGCGCTGCGCGAGCTGTACCGCAGGCTGGCCGCGACCCTGCATCCGGACCGCGAGGCCGACCCGCAGCAGCGCGAGCGCAAGACCATGCTGATGCAGCGGCTCAACGCGGCCTACGCCGATGCCGACCTGCTCGGCCTGCTTGAGCTGCAGGCGCAGGCCGGCCAGCTGGACGCCGCCGCGTTCGCGGCGATGGCCGAACCCCGCATCGCCCGCTACAACCGCATGCTCGGCGAACAGTTGCAGGCGGCGCAGGACGAGCTGCGCCGCACCGATGCCGCGTTCAAGGCCGACTACGCCGTGTTCGGTACGCGCCGGCTCAAGCCTGAGCGGCTGCAGGCGGCGATGGCCGAGCTCAAGCGCGCGCTGCAGGACGAGATCGACGAGCTGGCCGAGGATCTGCGCGCACTGCGGCAGGAGCCGTCCCTGCGCCACTGGCTCCGGCGCCAGCACGCGCAGCCGCCCGAGCAAACGCGCGAAGCGCTGCTGTTCCAGGCCATGCTGGACGACGCGCAGCGCGACGACTAG
- the rsfS gene encoding ribosome silencing factor, with the protein MSSQQAHVIKTQLPNPPPPLPVLLAHVRNALEELKAKDVVEIDVRGKSSVTDYMIVVSGTSTRHVKSIADEVIKYAKKLDVMPLGVEGEREAEWVLVDLGDVVVHVMLPRVREFYALERLWTVGDQPPGDADDAERDA; encoded by the coding sequence TTGTCCAGCCAACAAGCCCACGTCATCAAGACCCAACTGCCCAACCCGCCGCCGCCGTTGCCGGTGCTGCTGGCCCACGTCCGCAACGCGCTCGAGGAACTCAAGGCCAAGGACGTGGTGGAAATCGACGTGCGCGGCAAGTCCAGCGTCACCGACTACATGATCGTCGTCTCCGGCACCTCCACCCGCCACGTCAAGTCGATCGCCGACGAAGTGATCAAGTACGCCAAGAAGCTGGACGTGATGCCGCTGGGCGTGGAGGGCGAGCGCGAGGCCGAGTGGGTGCTGGTCGATCTCGGCGACGTGGTGGTGCACGTGATGCTGCCGCGGGTGCGCGAGTTCTATGCGCTGGAGCGGCTGTGGACGGTCGGCGACCAGCCGCCGGGCGATGCGGACGACGCCGAGCGCGATGCCTGA